Proteins found in one Scylla paramamosain isolate STU-SP2022 chromosome 44, ASM3559412v1, whole genome shotgun sequence genomic segment:
- the LOC135093987 gene encoding uncharacterized protein LOC135093987 yields the protein MVWVGSRVVAWAAVWASVGVRGSVAACTMAEFPCKNKQCVSLDRYCDGVQDCSDGSDEPNACSPCNRTYYGRVGSTYTLEVNKPEKGTLPHFCQLTFIASGDVYGDLVQLSIDKFSLGRFESHTAAGCPDGYMQIEELSRPLNAGYWCGDSWGHNVFYSETSAVSLMIRVFTRLDDGTKDGPAAFSPQDSVMLRLSYRFLQKERAVLRYGAPYSPKYRGEDVPNTFCDRVFENCDKKNCKVQSPNFPGMYPRNLTCHFHIRQTRVPDGKVALIRVRQRNPHLIYIKDRNAPHLSREQQMKVGAACHVLHDYLVAYDGRTTRAAVLATLCKGGAPLSGITSSGPDLLLVFHASPFDFPFQDSPRRRTFGFELDVEVEFVDRASTAYVRPGELCSHEVSSRGQRSGYLQAPGHSLLPNTTCWWRLLAEPSEVVWLYFLHYRHVHHPEMPPPARCSNTLTITDGDPATATTAPPHLQLAAPPDNTTLAPTLLGRFCRPDKLPRVCSGVHAPGPYAAPCPPAESYVSSSPALTLSLRYAAGTAPSHIEFLARYEFVDKRQWGTPTPGGGPCDRTFTLRPEGLFASPRDVFLFGRGGSRKLRCVYTFEAAPHQRVALRIIRSRMGAACSTEYRHASLRYECSHGGAAGQPAIWVRERPWQDVAMTRACLCATPRDRPFSLLSYTPRLQLVFSVPAMTAHHDYTHFFFEGEYSIVDTAPQDAACDATARRLSGRFGNFTVGGSSESLEGAASDPCLALPRLVTATDGSFLFLRLPGHSAIQDSCGAEARLNVYAPGGLAPIASVCPAASHAYTAVFSSGWRSAPGSGRGSGRHQHPGRRQQETRDLLLEVAGNASVPLRVSWVSVWRPLQTAPLSPAGADLCPHRCPEISACLPPQLWCDGEAHCPAGTDEGAAACGLLAAMPWVYLAAGGVLAASLAALLAAVVVHRRRSQAVKAVAAAVVENNSHGVKSATHDPLLPPEKDSW from the exons CGTGCAACAGGACATATTACGGGCGCGTGGGGTCCACCTACACGCTGGAGGTGAACAAGCCAGAGAAGGGGACACTGCCTCACTTCTGCCAGCTCACGTTCATAGCCTCTGGGGACGTGTATGGCGACCTGGTGCAGCTTAGCATTGACAAGTTCAGTCTGGGAAG gTTTGAGTCGCACACCGCGGCGGGCTGCCCTGACGGCTACATGCAGATCGAGGAGCTGAGCAGGCCCCTCAACGCGGGCTACTGGTGCGGGGACTCCTGGGGCCACAACGTGTTTTACTCGGAGACCTCGGCCGTGAGTCTGATGATCCGGGTATTCACCAGGCTAGACGACGGCACCAAGGACGGGCCCGCCGCCTTCTCACCGCAGGACTCCGTCATGCTACGGCTATCCTACCGCTTCCTGCAGAAGGAGCGTGCCGTGCTGCGGTACGGCGCGCCATACAGCCCCAAGTATCGCGGCGAGGACGTGCCCAACACTTTCTGCGACAGGGTCTTCGAGAACTGCGACAAGAAGAACTGCAAGGTGCAGTCCCCAAACTTCCCCGGCATGTACCCGCGCAACCTGACCTGCCACTTCCACATCCGCCAGACGCGCGTGCCGGACGGCAAAGTGGCGCTCATCCGCGTGCGCCAGCGCAACCCGCATCTCATCTACATCAAGGACCGCAACGCGCCGCACCTGTCGCGCGAACAACAAATGAAGGTGGGTGCGGCGTGCCACGTACTGCACGACTACCTCGTGGCCTACGACGGCCGCACGACCCGCGCCGCCGTGCTGGCCACGCTGTGCAAGGGCGGCGCGCCCCTCAGCGGCATCACCTCCAGCGGGCCTGACCTGCTGCTCGTCTTCCACGCCTCGCCTTTCGACTTTCCCTTCCAGGACTCGCCGCGCCGCCGCACCTTCGGCTTCGAGCTGGACGTGGAAGTGGAGTTCGTGGACCGCGCCAGCACGGCCTACGTGCGGCCCGGCGAGCTGTGCTCCCACGAGGTGAGCAGCCGCGGCCAGCGCAGCGGCTACCTGCAGGCGCCGGGCCACTCCCTGCTGCCCAACACCACCTGCTGGTGGCGCCTGCTGGCCGAGCCCTCCGAAGTGGTGTGGCTCTACTTCCTGCACTACCGCCACGTGCACCACCCCGAGATGCCGCCCCCCGCCCGCTGCTCTaacaccctcaccatcaccgaCGGCGAccccgccactgccaccactgcgcCGCCACACCTGCAGCTCGCCGCGCCGCCAGACAACACCACCCTCGCCCCTACGCTGCTCGGCAGGTTCTGCCGTCCCGACAAACTGCCGCGCGTGTGCTCGGGCGTGCACGCGCCGGGGCCGTACGCTGCGCCCTGCCCGCCAGCCGAGAGTTACGTGTCCTCCTCGCCGGCACTCACGCTCTCCCTCAGGTACGCGGCGGGGACGGCGCCCTCGCACATCGAGTTCCTGGCGCGGTACGAATTTGTAGACAAGAGGCAGTGGGGGACGCCCACCCCCGGAGGCGGCCCCTGTGACCGCACCTTCACGCTGCGGCCAGAGGGGCTCTTCGCCTCTCCGCGCGACGTGTTCTTGTTCGGGCGCGGCGGGTCGCGCAAGCTGCGGTGCGTGTACACGTTCGAGGCGGCGCCGCACCAGCGAGTAGCGCTGCGCATTATCCGGTCTCGCATGGGCGCGGCGTGCAGTACGGAGTACCGTCACGCCTCACTGCGATACGAGTGCTCGCACGGCGGCGCGGCAGGGCAGCCTGCCATCTGGGTACGGGAGAGGCCGTGGCAGGACGTGGCCATGACGCGCGCCTGCCTGTGCGCCACGCCGCGGGATCGCCCCTTCTCACTACTGAGCTACACGCCGCGTCTGCAGCTGGTGTTCAGCGTGCCCGCCATGACGGCGCACCACGACTACACACACTTCTTCTTCGAGGGCGAGTACTCCATTGTGGACACCGCGCCGCAGGACGCCGCCTGCGACGCCACGGCGCGCCGCCTCTCGGGCCGCTTCGGGAACTTTACGGTGGGCGGGTCATCGGAGAGCTTGGAGGGCGCCGCCAGCGACCCTTGCTTGGCGCTGCCGCGCCTCGTCACGGCCACGGACggctccttcctcttcctgcgcCTGCCAGGTCACTCCGCGATCCAGGATTCCTGCGGCGCAGAGGCGAGACTCAACGTGTACGCGCCGGGAGGCCTGGCGCCCATCGCCTCGGTGTGCCCGGCCGCCAGCCACGCCTACACCGCGGTGTTCAGCAGCGGGTGGCGCAGCGCCCCGGGGAGCGGCAGGGGGTCCGGACGCCACCAGCATCCGGGGCGGCGCCAGCAGGAGACGCGGGACCTGCTGCTGGAGGTGGCCGGCAACGCCTCGGTGCCGCTCAGAGTGTCCTGGGTTAGCGTGTGGCGTCCATTGCAGACGGCGCCGCTTTCCCCTGCAGGCGCCGACCTGTGCCCGCATCGCTGCCCGGAGATCAGCGCCTGCCTGCCGCCGCAGTTGTGGTGTGACGGCGAGGCGCACTGCCCCGCCGGCACGGACGAAGGCGCGGCAGCATGCGGCCTGCTGGCGGCCATGCCCTGGGTGTACTTGGCGGCGGGCGGCGTGCTGGCGGCCTCGCTGGCGGCGCTGCTGGCCGCCGTGGTGGTGCATCGCCGCCGCTCGCAGGCCGTgaaggcggtggcggcggcggtggtggagaACAACAGCCATGGCGTGAAGAGCGCCACGCACGACCCACTGCTGCCGCCAGAGAAGGACTCGTGGTGA